The following proteins are co-located in the Streptomyces sp. NBC_01198 genome:
- a CDS encoding chloride channel protein gives MLRNPAYRRALVFCGLIGIPVSALAFWFLAALHELERLVWTDWPKDLGWADPPWWWSFPSLALAGTAVAVVAGRFPGGGGHIPAAGMHSGGATKAALPGVILAAVFSLPLGAVLGPEAPLIALGGGLALLFRDLVRAAATPQSNALLGAAGAAAAISAIFGNPLVAAVLLMEVVGVGGPQLFAVMLPALLASGIGSAVFSGFGQWTGFATGSLSVGLPAPPLLDIGDVLWSLLIGLAVGAGVHALVVSGRRTAVFVSGGLLPRTVLCALGAAGCIALYAVSTGRSPSEAALSGQATLAQLAKDPHAWSVGALVAVLAFKGAAYTLCLGSLRGGPVFPALFLGGATGALLAPLPGLGLVPAMAAGMAAAVTSALRLPVSSVVLVVVILGHSGSVPVVVLASVVSFMVTELLPQGPAVPAPGSRGAAQPPVAKPGKSVMPPST, from the coding sequence ATGCTGCGCAACCCCGCGTACCGGCGGGCGCTGGTCTTCTGCGGCCTGATCGGCATTCCGGTCTCGGCGCTGGCGTTCTGGTTCCTCGCGGCACTGCACGAGCTGGAGCGGCTGGTCTGGACGGACTGGCCGAAGGACCTCGGGTGGGCGGATCCGCCCTGGTGGTGGTCGTTCCCCTCGCTCGCGCTGGCCGGTACGGCCGTCGCGGTGGTGGCGGGGCGGTTTCCCGGCGGGGGCGGGCACATCCCGGCGGCCGGGATGCACTCGGGAGGGGCGACGAAGGCGGCGCTGCCAGGAGTGATCCTCGCCGCTGTCTTCAGCCTGCCGCTGGGAGCGGTGCTGGGGCCGGAGGCGCCGCTGATCGCGCTCGGCGGCGGCCTGGCCCTGCTGTTCCGCGATCTGGTGCGCGCCGCCGCGACCCCGCAGAGCAACGCGCTGCTCGGCGCGGCCGGCGCCGCGGCGGCGATCTCGGCGATCTTCGGCAATCCGCTGGTGGCCGCCGTGCTGCTGATGGAGGTGGTCGGCGTCGGCGGGCCGCAGCTCTTCGCGGTGATGCTTCCTGCCCTGCTGGCCAGCGGCATCGGGTCGGCGGTCTTCAGCGGCTTCGGCCAGTGGACCGGATTCGCGACCGGGAGCCTGTCGGTCGGCCTGCCCGCCCCTCCCCTGCTCGACATCGGTGACGTGCTGTGGTCGCTGCTCATCGGGCTGGCCGTCGGTGCGGGCGTCCATGCGCTCGTGGTGAGCGGCCGGCGCACGGCGGTCTTCGTGTCCGGCGGGCTGCTGCCCCGTACGGTGCTGTGCGCGCTCGGGGCGGCCGGCTGCATCGCGCTGTACGCGGTCAGCACCGGCCGCTCGCCGTCCGAGGCCGCGCTGTCCGGGCAGGCCACCTTGGCGCAGCTGGCCAAGGACCCGCACGCCTGGTCGGTGGGCGCGCTGGTGGCGGTGCTCGCGTTCAAGGGCGCCGCCTACACCCTGTGCCTGGGCAGCCTGCGCGGCGGGCCGGTCTTCCCCGCGCTCTTTCTGGGCGGGGCGACCGGCGCCCTGCTCGCGCCGCTGCCGGGTCTCGGTCTGGTCCCCGCGATGGCGGCCGGGATGGCTGCCGCCGTCACCTCGGCGCTCCGCCTGCCGGTCAGCAGCGTGGTGCTGGTCGTCGTCATCCTCGGCCACTCCGGCTCAGTGCCGGTGGTCGTCCTCGCGTCGGTGGTGTCCTTCATGGTCACCGAACTGCTGCCGCAGGGACCCGCCGTGCCCGCCCCGGGCAGCCGGGGCGCGGCTCAGCCGCCGGTGGCGAAGCCGGGGAAGAGCGTCATGCCGCCGTCGACGTAG
- a CDS encoding alcohol dehydrogenase catalytic domain-containing protein yields the protein MRAAVATGVHEPLSVTTREVPEPGPGELLVKVTSCGICYSDLNLLNGEYAFADFPVIPGHEISGVVEALGEGVTWPEVGTAVGGQFLHDSDGHCDYCARGEQILCPRKRITGVVVDGGYAEYTLLKDGFATPIPSGLDPVAAGPLMCAGLTAYNGLRQAGAKPNSRIAVIGAGGIGALAIRYAVAMGARVAVIARSRRGEDHAKSLGAELFVATGDTDPGEALRAWDGGADVVLNAAPSNAAAAAAMSGLAPDGTLVLCGYNSEPFALPAQLMILNRLHAMANPSGSPHDLRDTLDFSARHNILPEIRTVDLDEAPSVLDAMNAGTAHGRSVITFD from the coding sequence ATGCGTGCCGCTGTCGCCACCGGAGTTCACGAACCGCTCTCCGTCACCACCCGTGAGGTGCCCGAGCCCGGTCCCGGCGAACTCCTGGTGAAGGTCACCTCGTGTGGCATCTGCTACTCCGACCTGAACCTGCTCAACGGCGAGTACGCCTTCGCCGACTTCCCCGTCATTCCGGGACACGAGATCAGCGGGGTGGTCGAAGCGCTCGGCGAAGGGGTGACCTGGCCCGAGGTGGGAACCGCGGTGGGCGGCCAGTTCCTCCACGACTCGGACGGTCACTGCGACTACTGCGCGCGCGGCGAGCAGATCCTGTGCCCCCGCAAGCGGATCACCGGTGTGGTGGTCGACGGCGGATACGCCGAGTACACGCTCCTGAAGGACGGCTTCGCGACGCCGATCCCCAGCGGGCTGGACCCGGTCGCCGCCGGGCCTTTGATGTGCGCGGGCCTGACCGCCTACAACGGGTTGCGCCAGGCAGGGGCGAAGCCGAACTCGCGGATCGCCGTGATCGGCGCGGGCGGTATCGGCGCCCTCGCGATCCGCTACGCGGTGGCGATGGGCGCGCGCGTCGCGGTGATCGCCCGCTCGCGGCGTGGCGAGGACCACGCCAAGTCGCTGGGGGCGGAGCTGTTCGTGGCGACCGGCGACACGGATCCCGGCGAGGCGCTGCGGGCGTGGGACGGCGGCGCGGACGTCGTGCTGAACGCGGCCCCCTCCAACGCGGCCGCCGCCGCGGCCATGAGCGGACTGGCCCCGGACGGCACCCTCGTGCTGTGCGGGTACAACAGCGAACCCTTCGCCCTCCCGGCGCAGTTGATGATCCTCAACCGGCTGCACGCGATGGCGAACCCCTCCGGCTCGCCGCACGACCTGCGGGACACCCTGGACTTCTCCGCACGGCACAACATCCTCCCCGAGATCAGGACCGTCGATCTCGACGAGGCACCGTCCGTGCTCGACGCCATGAACGCCGGCACCGCGCACGGCCGCAGCGTCATCACCTTCGACTGA
- a CDS encoding redoxin domain-containing protein: MRPDIIPGGVFPDFALPDHTGTVRTLSELQGDDPLVLTLARGHYCPKEHQQLQEMAAVLQPKVAVAYTQLATISTDDHHTLQEFRLSVGAQWPFLSDPGRTVQQDLDIQEYTDPEHDPMIPHTLVLQPGLVVHSVYNGYWFWGRPSIGDLWRDLRDVSRDIRPDWDLSTPGLREAWDGGDRSLFHGFDADPAEPAQET, translated from the coding sequence ATGCGTCCCGACATCATTCCCGGCGGCGTCTTCCCGGACTTCGCACTGCCCGATCACACCGGAACGGTGCGCACGCTCAGCGAGTTGCAGGGCGACGACCCGCTGGTCCTCACCCTGGCGCGCGGGCACTACTGCCCGAAGGAGCACCAGCAGCTCCAGGAGATGGCGGCGGTGCTCCAGCCGAAGGTCGCGGTGGCCTACACGCAGCTGGCGACGATCTCCACCGACGACCACCACACCCTCCAGGAGTTCCGCCTGTCGGTGGGCGCCCAGTGGCCCTTCCTGTCCGATCCCGGCAGGACCGTCCAGCAGGACCTGGACATCCAGGAGTACACCGACCCCGAGCACGATCCGATGATCCCGCACACGCTGGTGCTGCAACCGGGTCTGGTCGTGCACAGCGTCTACAACGGCTACTGGTTCTGGGGGCGGCCCTCGATCGGCGACCTGTGGCGCGATCTCCGCGACGTCTCGCGCGACATCCGGCCCGACTGGGACCTGAGCACGCCCGGTCTGCGCGAGGCCTGGGACGGCGGCGACCGCTCGCTCTTCCACGGCTTCGACGCGGATCCCGCCGAGCCCGCGCAGGAGACCTGA